The following nucleotide sequence is from Aspergillus luchuensis IFO 4308 DNA, chromosome 1, nearly complete sequence.
CGGTGCTCTTTCGTGTGCCCATTCTAactccccttctctctctctctccctccctctccctcctccccgcccgACCTTTCAGCTGCTCACgcactcttccttctttgtCTGCAACTGTCCTGCCCGCTTGAATCTTATCCGTCCGTCTGGTTTCTTGGTCCTGTTCCCAAGGCCTTTcccgaccaccaccaacaaccacacttcttcttccccccccccttgtCCACACCACAAACCCACCGATCTTGAACCTCTTCGACCTCTCGCCCTCTCCACAAGACACCCCATGTCGTCCTAGCAGTGTCGCCCGATCATTCGTGTGTCAGTAACACGGCTTCCCGTCAGGTAAGCTAATTCATAGCCTGCCCGTTCGAATACCATTCTTGTGCTTTCCCACTTTACTTCCGTTTtaccttcctccctctctcctctttcccccccatccccatccatccatttcgATTTTCAtcgcctttcccttcctcctcccctgcggtccttttccctcctctttcttctctcctcccccctcagcGTTCGACTCCTCCGaacctctctctttttttcattttccctttcctttctttccttttattACCCGTCCAATCATTGTCCAACATCCAcatttttcctcttcctttttctcatTCCCATTTACTCTCCATTGATTGCTTTCCCCTCattccccttcttcgcccTTTTTTGACCTCCGTTTCTCGATAATTTTGTTTTACCTTTTTGGATCTTTCCCAAAAATCTTTTTCTTGGATTTTTCCTGGAGGTTTACcgttttcccttttcttacatctctcccctcttttgaGGTGTCTCCAAATCTTATTATCTTCGGAGTCGACTCCCGTCACCTCTCGATAGACTTTCGCCCTTCCTCCTATCTCccctcccatctccatctccatctcatgTCCTTCATCCTACGCGCTTTCtgaatttttttatcttccaTTTTTTGCCACCATTTTTTATCATCACCTCTCTATCGCCTTGAATATTTCTCACATGTGGTGTGGCAATTTTTAGACGCATCGGGGATCGAACAGAAATTTCTTCACGACCTGCATATGTACTTATGTCCGTTGTTTACTGAGACGTCCTAGGGCACAATGGCTGGCGCGGACGAAACGCTCGcggccgctgctgccatccTGAGAGGTCTTGCGAAAGAAACTCCTTCCTCCAGCGCTCCTCCCTTCGACTTCGAATTCTCCCACCCTCCCGCCAATGGCTACGACACAAAACTCGCAAAACTCCCGGGGGAATCAAGTTCGGCAAAGGCGGCTTTTGAACAGGAGTTGGAAGCTTTGGTCCGACGAGTCCGTCATCTGGAATTCCAAAATGTCAGTCACCACCAGTCAACCCCCAAATCCTCCCAGTCCTCTCTCACTCCCGGCGAGGAGGACGCTGATTTCCTCTGGTCCTTTGGTCTCTCTCGTGTTTCGTCCCGTGACGGTTCTGACTCTTGCCTCTCACAGCATCAAAaaacacaacaaccaccccatgGATCCAGGCGATCGGCCATCGAACCGGAAGACCACGAAGTGGAGGAAGAcatcgatgatgaggagagtgatgaagatgaggaactGAACTCAAGGACACGTTTGGTACGCGAGGAGGATATCAGCTACCTACGGAATCATGTCCAGAAACAAGCGGAGGAAATAAGTTTTCAGAAGGATATCATTGCTCAGGTCCGTGACGAATTACAACAACAGGAGGAGCAAACACGACGGGCTTTGACCAAGGTCGAAAACGAAGATGTGGTCTTGCTGGAGCGGGAGCTACGCAAGCACCAGCAGGCCAACGAAGCGTTCCAAAAGGCCCTCCGGGAAATCGGCGGCATCATTACCCAGGTCGCAAATGGTGACCTGTCCATGAAGGTGCAGATTCACCCGTTGGAGATGGACCCCGAAATTGCCACTTTCAAGCGTACAATCAACACCATGATGGATCAACTACAAGTCTTTGGTAGCGAGGTGTCGCGAGTCGCACGAGAGGTCGGAACAGAGGGCATACTCGGTGGTCAGGCTCAGATCACTGGGGTGCATGGTATCTGGAAAGAGTTGACGGAGAACGTCAACATAATGGCCAAGAATCTCACCGATCAGGTCCGTGAAATCGCTGCGGTCACGACAGCGGTCGCCCACGGTGACCTGAGCCAGAAGATCGAAAGCCGGGCCCAGGGTGAAATTTTGGAACTGCAACAGACGATTAACACCATGGTGGACCAGCTAAGAACATTTGCAACGGAGGTCACCCGCGTCGCGCGTGACGTCGGTACGGAAGGTGTGCTTGGTGGACAGGCCCAAATCGAAGGGGTACAAGGCATGTGGAACGAACTCACGGTTAATGTCAACGCCATGGCGAATAATCTTACGACACAAGTGCGAGATATCGCCACGGTTACCAAGGCTGTGGCGAAGGGTGACTTGACGCAGAAGGTTCAGGCGAACTGCAAGGGGGAGATCGCAGAGTTGAAGAATATCATCAATTCCATGGTTGACCAACTACGGCAGTTCGCACAAGAAGTCACCAAGATCGCCAAGGAGGTCGGTACGGATGGTGTCCTGGGTGGTCAAGCCACCGTCAACGATGTGGAGGGCACATGGAAGGATCTAACCGAAAATGTCAACCGTATGGCCAACAACCTGACCACCCAGGTCAGGGAGATCGCCGACGTGACCACCGCCGTCGCCAAGGGTGATTTGACAAAGAAGGTGACGGCGAATGTCCAAGGTGAAATCCTGGATTTGAAGAGCACGATCAACGGCATGGTGGACCGGCTGAATACCTTCGCCTTCGAAGTCAGCAAGGTCGCACGTGAAGTCGGCACGGATGGTACACTGGGCGGTCAAGCCAAGGTTGATAATGTGGAAGGCAAATGGAAGGATCTAACCGACAACGTGAACACCATGGCCCAGAATCTGACCTCCCAAGTGCGGAGTATATCAGACGTTACGCAAGCCATTGCAAAGGGTGACctgagcaagaagatcgaggTCCATGCACAAGGAGAAATACTCACGTTGAAGGtcaccatcaaccacatGGTTGACCGACTGGCCAAATTCGCAACTGAACTGAAGAAGGTGGCCCGCGATGTCGGCGTGGATGGCAAGATGGGTGGTCAAGCTAACGTCGAAGGAATCGCTGGAACATGGAAGGAGATTACAGAAGACGTCAATACCATGGCTGAAAACCTGACGTCGCAGGTGCGCGCCTTCGGTGAGATTACGGATGCCGCCACGGACGGCGATTTCACCAAGCTCATCACGGTCAACGCATCCGGCGAAATGGATGAGTTGAAGCGGAAGATCAACAAGATGGTTTCCAACCTCCGAGACAGTATTCAACGTAACACGGCCGCCAGGGAAGCTGCAGAATTGGCCAACCGCACCAAATCCGAGTTCCTTGCGAACATGAGTCACGAGATTCGGACGCCCATGAACGGTATCATCGGGATGACGCAGTTGACCTTGGACACTGATGATCTCAAGCCGTATACTCGAGAGATGTTGAATGTCGTGCACAACCTGGCAAACAGCTTGCTCACCATTATTGATGACATACTCGATATCTCCAAGATCGAAGCGAACCGTATGGTGATCGAGAGCATCCCGTTCACCGTGAGGGGAACCGTCTTCAACGCCCTGAAGACGTTAGCCGTCAAGGCCAACGAGAAGTTCCTGAGTTTGACATACCAGGTGGACAACACCGTTCCTGACTATGTCATCGGTGATCCCTTCCGTCTGCGGCAGATCATCCTCAATCTTGTCGGCAACGCCATCAAGTTCACCGAGCACGGCGAGGTCAAGCTCACCATCTGCAAATCGGATCGAGAGCAGTGCGCGGCAGATGAGTATGCGTTCGAATTCTCCGTCTCCGACACAGGTATCGGTATTGAGGAGGACAAGCTAGACCTCATCTTCGACACCTTCCAGCAGGCCGACGGGTCGACTACCAGGAGGTTTGGTGGAACCGGTCTTGGTCTGTCCATCTCCAAGCGCCTAGTGAACCTGATGGGTGGTGATGTTTGGGTCACTTCGGAATATGGCCATGGCAGTACCTTCCACTTCACCTGCGTGGTCAAACTGGCGGACCAGTCTTTGAGCGTCATCGCCTCGCAGCTGATGCCGTACAAGAACCACCGTGTCCTTTTCATCGACAAGGGCGAGAATGGTGGCCAGGCCGAGaatgtgatgaagatgctcaAACAGATCGACCTGGAACCGTTAGTGGTGCGGAACGAGGATCATGTTCCGCCGCCTGAGATCCAGGACCCGTCCGGCAAAGAATCCGGCCATGCCTATGATGTGATAATCGTGGACTCGGTGGCCACTGCTCGGCTGCTGCGGACGTTCGATGACTTCAAGTACGTTCCTATTGTCTTGGTATGCCCGCTGGTCTGCGTCAGTTTGAAGTCTGCCCTCGACCTCGGTATCAGCTCCTATATGACCACGCCCTGTCAGCCGATTGATCTCGGTAATGGTATGCTGCCTGCTCTTGAGGGACGGTCTACACCCATCACTACGGACCACTCCCGGTCGTTCGACATCCTTCTGGCGGAGGACAACGACGTCAATCAGAAGTTGGCTGTGAAGATACTCGAGAAACACAACCACAACGTTTCTGTCGTCAGCAACGGTCTCGAGGCTGTAGAAGCCGTAAAGCAACGGCGCTACGATGTTATTCTGATGGATGTCCAGATGCCAGTCATGGGTGGCTTCGAAGCCACTGGCAAGATCCGGGAGTATGAGAGGGAAAGTGGTCTCAGCCGGACACCGATCATCGCGCTAACTGCACACGCCATGTTGGGTGATCGAGAGAAGTGTATCCAGGCCCAGATGGATGAGTACCTGTCGAAACCTCTGAAGCAGAACCAGATGATGCAGACCATCCTCAAATGTGCTACGTTAGGTGGTTCCCTTTTGGAGAAGAGCAAGGAGTCGCGCATCTCAAGTAGTGGTGAAATGCACCCGGTCCATCACAGTGGGCCTGATGGCAAGAGCCAACAGCGCCCGGGTTTGGAACCTCGATCCGTGACCGCAACCAGTACCATTaatcgtggtggtggcctcGCAAGCCCAAATGACCGAGCGGATGAGCTTGCCGTCGAAAGGGTGAGTCTTGCACCTGCACCGTTGCGAAAAGGACCTTTGTCATACTAACGGGTTCTATCAGGCACTGCTGCGGTCCAACAGCTCGTGAGACGCTCTCAAGATATCCTTTCGCTTGTTTTCCTTTCATCTTTCCGAATGGCTTCGATGCAAACCTTATACCCTATCTCTTTATGCTGCGCCTGTAAGAAATGTTCTTTGGCCTGGTGACCTATTCTTGGCACCCCATCTCGTTTTATTCCTCTGTGTTTCCCTTGGGGAAAACTTACATCTTATGTCCCACCGCATACGCCTTCCGCTTTCGCTTCGTTTCCCCAGCTTCTCGGTCGATTTTCCCGCTTT
It contains:
- the tcsC gene encoding putative two-component osmosensing histidine kinase (Bos1) (COG:T;~EggNog:ENOG410PF99;~InterPro:IPR001789,IPR003594,IPR003661,IPR003660, IPR036890,IPR036097,IPR011006,IPR004358,IPR005467;~PFAM:PF00512,PF00672,PF02518,PF00072,PF18947;~go_component: GO:0016021 - integral component of membrane [Evidence IEA];~go_function: GO:0000155 - phosphorelay sensor kinase activity [Evidence IEA];~go_function: GO:0016772 - transferase activity, transferring phosphorus-containing groups [Evidence IEA];~go_process: GO:0000160 - phosphorelay signal transduction system [Evidence IEA];~go_process: GO:0007165 - signal transduction [Evidence IEA];~go_process: GO:0016310 - phosphorylation [Evidence IEA]) — its product is MAGADETLAAAAAILRGLAKETPSSSAPPFDFEFSHPPANGYDTKLAKLPGESSSAKAAFEQELEALVRRVRHLEFQNVSHHQSTPKSSQSSLTPGEEDADFLWSFGLSRVSSRDGSDSCLSQHQKTQQPPHGSRRSAIEPEDHEVEEDIDDEESDEDEELNSRTRLVREEDISYLRNHVQKQAEEISFQKDIIAQVRDELQQQEEQTRRALTKVENEDVVLLERELRKHQQANEAFQKALREIGGIITQVANGDLSMKVQIHPLEMDPEIATFKRTINTMMDQLQVFGSEVSRVAREVGTEGILGGQAQITGVHGIWKELTENVNIMAKNLTDQVREIAAVTTAVAHGDLSQKIESRAQGEILELQQTINTMVDQLRTFATEVTRVARDVGTEGVLGGQAQIEGVQGMWNELTVNVNAMANNLTTQVRDIATVTKAVAKGDLTQKVQANCKGEIAELKNIINSMVDQLRQFAQEVTKIAKEVGTDGVLGGQATVNDVEGTWKDLTENVNRMANNLTTQVREIADVTTAVAKGDLTKKVTANVQGEILDLKSTINGMVDRLNTFAFEVSKVAREVGTDGTLGGQAKVDNVEGKWKDLTDNVNTMAQNLTSQVRSISDVTQAIAKGDLSKKIEVHAQGEILTLKVTINHMVDRLAKFATELKKVARDVGVDGKMGGQANVEGIAGTWKEITEDVNTMAENLTSQVRAFGEITDAATDGDFTKLITVNASGEMDELKRKINKMVSNLRDSIQRNTAAREAAELANRTKSEFLANMSHEIRTPMNGIIGMTQLTLDTDDLKPYTREMLNVVHNLANSLLTIIDDILDISKIEANRMVIESIPFTVRGTVFNALKTLAVKANEKFLSLTYQVDNTVPDYVIGDPFRLRQIILNLVGNAIKFTEHGEVKLTICKSDREQCAADEYAFEFSVSDTGIGIEEDKLDLIFDTFQQADGSTTRRFGGTGLGLSISKRLVNLMGGDVWVTSEYGHGSTFHFTCVVKLADQSLSVIASQLMPYKNHRVLFIDKGENGGQAENVMKMLKQIDLEPLVVRNEDHVPPPEIQDPSGKESGHAYDVIIVDSVATARLLRTFDDFKYVPIVLVCPLVCVSLKSALDLGISSYMTTPCQPIDLGNGMLPALEGRSTPITTDHSRSFDILLAEDNDVNQKLAVKILEKHNHNVSVVSNGLEAVEAVKQRRYDVILMDVQMPVMGGFEATGKIREYERESGLSRTPIIALTAHAMLGDREKCIQAQMDEYLSKPLKQNQMMQTILKCATLGGSLLEKSKESRISSSGEMHPVHHSGPDGKSQQRPGLEPRSVTATSTINRGGGLASPNDRADELAVERALLRSNSS